The Candidatus Defluviibacterium haderslevense DNA window GTTCTATAGTTAAGATGGCGGTGATTCCATTTCGAAATCATTTGGTTACACTGCAATATTTTTCTTCTTATCAAGATCGGTTAAGCCAGGATGCAGATAAATATTTTAAGTCTTTTCGATCTCAATAGTTTTTTTATTACGTAAAGAAAGAGATCGTTTTGCGAAATCGGTTTCCTCAATTTCTAAGTGTATATCTTTCAATTGTTCCATCATTTTAGCATCGTGAGGACTTACTTTTTTTAGTTTTAGGTCAATGTGCAAAAACGTGGTCCACATGAGTGCTTTAAGTTGTTCCATGTTGTCATCCCACATCTGATATTCATTGATGATCGATTTTTCATCATAGTACACCATGGCCGATTTGATTCTTACATATTCATTGCGTTTGGCTTCCTTGTAATAAGCTATCTGATGTGCAGCAACGACCCAAGCACGTCCATGCTGAATGGCATAATCTTCAAGATTTAAGCTGTAGTATTCCATAATATGGTCCTCCCGAGCTTCCAACATATACTCCAGAAATCGGGTATTGTATAAATGTCCCAATGGGTCACAGTCTTTAAAACGAACTCTAATTCTGCTTTCTGGATGGTTATGGATCATAATACAAGTTTAAATATTACGGAGTATTTACTCTAAAGACATTTAAAAATTCAAATTGTTTTATTTTGGAACTTTGAGTTAGTGTTTTGGCATCGATTTCAGCAAGAATTTTTACTAACTATTACTAACTTAATTCTTAACTTTTTCAGGTTTAGCTATTGCAATTAATTCATCCACTTTTTCCAATAACCAATTTTTTCCATAGGATGAATCGGCTTTAATATCTTCTTTAAGTTTTAGCAATTTTATCTTAGAATATTGTGAAGATTCAACTAACTTCTTAGTGTATTTAATTAAATTGAGATACCGTATTTTATTCGATTGTGAGACATTTTTGTTTCTGGTTAAATAGTTTTTAAAACTTTCAAAAAATGAACTTAAGACCATGAATTCATCTAGTTCATAATATGTGGATAATATTAGTACTTTTGCATCTAAACTAAAATAGATCTCATCATATTCGAGTTTATTCAATAATGAAATTGTCTTTCCAAATTCCTTTTTAGAAAAGAACACCATTGCAAGTCCAAAATTTACAGCATTTTGTTGATATAATTTATTTATTTTATCGCCGTATTGGTTAATAAAATTTTGTGTCCAGTTATATTCATTTAGTCTTAATGCAGTTGAAATAATATTTTTAAAAGTCCAAGGAGTTATCTCATCGTTAACAATTATTATTTCAGAATCAATTGATTTTTGATATAATTCAAATAGCTCTTTTAAGTAGGTTGAATCTTTCTTATTTATTCGTTGAATTGAATAATTTATAGCATTATCCATAATATCTTTAGCCTCATCTAAAGGAAATAAATCAATGTATTTCTCAATCAAATGCTTAAGTTCAAAATAGTGATTTTCATTTTCAGAATCGATTAAAGTATCTTGAATTTTAAGATAGATAGCAATGGGAGGGATATCAATGAATTCTGCAGATCGCGCTATTTGGATAATTTCTTGGATGAAGAGCAAATTTTTATCAAGTGCAATTATCTTATTCCAACTAAGCAAAGAGCAATAATATTTAAGCTTTTCGGAAATGTAAAAATAATCCAGATTGGATACGATTTTCTCCAGATTAATTTTCTCAATGTTTTTTTTACTCGCTCTGTTTAACTCAACATTTTCTAATTTATACAGGTTTTTTTCGATTTCATAGAGATAGTAATAATATGAGGCCGGTTTAAAAAATTGTCTTTTAGAAAGATTTCTCGCGCTATTAGTTGCGCTGGTATACATGCGTTCAATTTGTTTGTGGTGGATAGCTTGAAGTAGATAATTTGCTTTATGTAAAGGATTGTTATCGTATACTTGTTGAGCTAAAAAAGACTCACAAAGATCCATCAATTCAGAGCATAGTTTTCGAAATCGATCACCATGGTAGGGTGTTTGAGGATAGATCTGATTCCAAATACCGGTTGTTGTCAACTCAGTGGAAGAGTTGTTTCTAAAATGTTGTTCCAATTGGTAATAGATGGTTAGGAGTATTTCATTTCGGTTAAAATATGGAGATTCCAAATATTTAGAAAGTCGATTGAGCTCCGTTTTAGTTAAACCGCTAAGAAAATGATATACTTTGGTATCTTTCATTTGATGTCATTGAAACCTACAAATGTAGGAAGTTAGGATCAAATGTGTGTTGAAATGTTGTTTTATTCCTTGTTTTATTCAAAAAGTGTTGATTATAGACGTTTTAGATAATAGGTTTAGTTAATATACGAAACATATAAAGGCATTTTAGGTGTCAACTAGAATTTGGACAAACAAAAACTCAGGGTTTACCCCCATTTTTAATGATATTATAAATATACGTAATATATATACTATTTATTATAAATACTTTACATAACATATTGAAAATAGTTGTTATATTAAATAAAAAAATATGAATATATATTTCTCAAATACGTTTTGTTGTTCTAAATTTGCACATGTTAAACAATGGAATTTTGAGAATATTGTCTTTCCTCGTTTGCTGTTTTTGTATTGCTTTGGGCTATGATGTTCAAGGGCAGGGGATTTACGAAAGTGTCAAAATTCTGAAGGACGCCACTGTTACTAAAAGGGTCGATCCTTGCTATTTTCCTACAGTTATCGATTCTGCTTCACATGGAACCTTAACTTTTACTAAAATAGGATCCTCCAAATACGATATTTTATATACTCCTGATAATGGATTTCTTGGAAATGATACGGTTGTTGTGGAATACAAAACGGCTTCTGATGTTTCCGGATTGATCAAATATAAGTCGTATGTATACACGATGGCTAATTCCTATCTTGAGCCGGTTAACGATTTTATTAGTATTTACAAAGATCAAACGAATCAGACCATTAATCCCCTGTTAAATGATTATACTTCAGTTACTGGTCCTAATCCTATTCATCTAAGTGGTGAGTGTGCTTTAGTGAATTCCTTAATCAATGTATCGAAGTTGAATGATTCCATTATACAGTTTAGTGCTAAACCGGGTTATGATGGACCGGCTAGTATTCAATACAAAGTATGTGATAGTTTTGGATTGTGTCAGACCGCAAGTATAAAAGTGTACATAGTTGATACTACGAATATTCCCAATTCGGATACTATTAATATAGGAACACCTGAGGATGTATCTGTTCAGATTACCCTCCCGTATTCAGGATTCACCATCTCCAATAATGCGGATCATGGTTATGTAGAAATTGAAGCAGCTTCAGTGGTCTATAAGCCTTTCAGCAATTATAACGGTAAAGATACGTTTCTCTTGAGCCTGAATGGGATGACCCGATTGGTATGTATGAGTGTTTATGCCCAAGCAGAACCCAATTCTATCATAGTTCCGGATGTATTTTTTACACCAGTCAATAAAGAGATTACTTTCAATGTGTCCTTGAATGATGTTCAAAGTATCGTTGAGAAGTATAATATATTACTTGATTTAGGACCTAATAAGGGTACTTTGGTGAAGTTGGATAATCATGGTTTGTTTAAATTTACACCTGAAAATAATTATTCCGGCGAGCAGTCTTTTACTTATAAGGTATGTCCACAAGGTATCTGTGAGAAAGCAAAAGTGACCCTTTTTATAGGTGATCAACAACCGAGGGATTTGGACTATAAATTTGCTACCCCAAAAAATACCCCTTTGGTTTTAAGTTATGCCGTGCCGGTCGATGTGTATAATTTCTCGGCTTCCAGTGATTCTGTTAAATTTTATCCAGGATGGGATACGGTGCACGTCAAGTATAACAACTCTTGTACGCAAGATGTTATAGGCTTTAATCAACTGATATTTTATCCCAAATACAATACGACGTATCTAGATACTTTTGAAGTCAATTACTGTATTGCCGGGAGCAATAGATGTTTCACTTTGAAATGTGAAGTGGATGTGTTTTATGAGACTAAAAATTGTGACAAACAGTGTGTTGGCGATTGTGTTTGGCCAGGAGACGTGGATTATGATGGGATAGTTGATATGAAAGATATGCTTCATGTTGCTTACCAAATTGGTAAAACCGGACCATCTAGAACTTACCAGAATAGTGATTTTCGTTCCCACAAAGCCAATAACTGGTCTGAACAATTATCTGGCAGATCGGTAAATCTTAAGAATGCTGATACCAATGGAGATAGCACCATCAGTTCCGCTGATACTTTAGCCATATCAGAAAATTATCATCAAACCCATTCCCTAGTACCTCAAGGGGTCTACTCCAGAGGAGATTTTCCTTTTAATTTAGAAGTGTTAACCCCTGAAGCAGAATCAGGTGATGTCGCCATGATTGAAGTGCAATTAGGAGATAGCCAATATCCTGTCATCAACTTAAGTGGATATACCTACAATCTGGATTATAACACGAATGCAGTGGTTGAAGGTACTTTGGGTATAGATTTTTACGAACGTGGATGGTTTGCGAATAATGCCGCTACCTTGAATATGTATAAAATTCCTTGGGTTGGACGTTTGGAATCAGGCTTTGCCCGGGCCAATGCCCTTAAAGCTAGTGGACAAGGTGGAACTGAAGTAATTGTATTTGTAATTGAAGATAATCTTGATATTTTTAGAGATGATGATGGCATCTATGAAGTTCCGTTCTACTTTAAGAATATAGTGATTCAGAATGGCGCAGGAGAGATGCAGCAACTTGAAGACAAGACTGCAATTATTAAGTTGAAGAGAGCCCATAAAAATCAAAAGCCGGTGCTCGATGCATCTAAATTATTGGTGTATCCGAATCCAACTTCAGATATGATTAATTTACACCTTAATGGTAGGAATTCTCTCGTGAGTTACAGTATTCTGTCTATGGACGGCAGATTAATCCAATCGAATAAAAATATCGATCCTAAGCATAATATGATTTCTCTGGAAGGTTTGAATAACGGACTTTATCTCATTAAGGCCGAAACCATACTAGGACCTATTACGAAGAAGATCGAAATCATGAAATAATCCCTGTTTTTTATATATAACCAGTTTTATTCTGATTATTGTTAGATAAATGAGCCGCCACAAAGCGGCTTATTTATTTTTACCTTGTCCTAAAAGAGCTATACAGCTTAAATTTCTTCTAGCTTTAGCGTTCCATTACTTAATGAACGTTCGTTCATTACTTTGATAAATAATCAAAGTTGTTTCAGGCATACAGTTTTGAGTTTTTCATTCAATTTTCATAGCATCTTCCTACATGCCCAAATAATTAGCTTCAAAAACTCCGCTAATTATTTAGGTTTACTTCACCAAATGATCTCTTCGGTAAGACGACATTATTAGGTTCGTTCACCTCAAATTTAATTAACGAGCTAAGTTGAAGGATGAACCTTTTTAATCAAATGGCAAAGAATTCTGAAATTGGCGTCTTGCAGTTTGGGTCTAACGTTCATTTTGGGGTGTTAGATTCATTATAAGTTACCCGATATTTAAAGTTCAATTCATCTCGTCTGGGACGAGACAAATTCTACAACTCATCTCGTTATGGATGAGGATAATCCCACGACTTCATCACGACTTTTCCACGGATTATCCACGACTACTCCACGATTTTGTCTTGTCCTAAAATAGCTATACAGGTCACTAAATAAATCCTAAAATAACTATACATCTTAAATTTCTTCCAGCTTTAGTGTTCTATTAATTAATGAACTGACGTTCAATTCTTTGGAGAATAGTCAGCGTTTGTTCAATAATCCAGGATTGAATTTGTAAAGGTGTAAATGAAGCTTTGTCGAAGTCTAATTAATTAGCAATTGCGTGATCCTGTTTTCTTGAATTAGTAAAGTGTTCTAAAATTAGTGGAAAACCCTTATAAATTAAAATATTGCCGTATCAGGGTAAACCATTATAAAAGTAAGGGTAAACACCCATTTTTAGTATTTAATTAAAAAAATTAATCAATTTGTGAAATTTTAGTAATTTATTTTTGTTCTTTTGTATATGGAATTAATCATTTTGAAAAACCAACTAAAATGATTTTTTTACTTTTAAAATTGTTTATATGTACAAATTATTTTTTTTATTCGTGTTGTTCCTTGGATTTGGAATGACTACTGTTGACGCTTCCTATAGCACTTTTGATCAACCCACTAGCGTGGCTAAAGTATTAGGATTTGGAGAACCTATCCGCTCAGGATTAGCTGCCCATTATAATGTGATGAGTGCCAACATTACAGTGGTTAAGATAGCTGACCGATCCTATACTTTTAGTGTATCAGGTGGAGACAGCGGGTCAATATCTGTGGTGTTAGAAGGAATGATTAATAAGGCCTATGTCACCTGTACATCAGGTACCTTTGTTATGGTCATTGAAGATAATGTAGATCCTTTTTAATCTTCAGTTGCTGATTAACTAATGAGTAAAAAGATTTGAGTTGACAAAACTCAAATCTTTTTTTATGAATTTAGAATTCCAATAACATCAATATTGCCCTGTACTTTTTGTTCCAAACTTACACTGATGTTGGTGCCTAATGGAAGATATAAATCTACTCTTGATCCAAATTTTATAAAGCCCATGTCATCTCCTTGTGTGGCCGTATCGCCAGCTTTTGAATAACAACAGATGCGCTTGGCCAGAGCACCGGCTATTTGTCGCATTAAGATTTCTGTTCCGTCTTTGCGTTTTATAACCACTGTAGTACGTTCATTTTCTGTAGAGGCTTTTGGGTGCCATGCTACCAAATATTTGCCCTTATGATATTGTGAATAGGAAACCACTCCGGATATAGGATATCGATTCACATGAACATTAAGTGGATTCATAAAAATAGAAACCTGAATACGTTCATCTTTGAAATATTCTGATTCAAAGGTTTTTTCAATGACAACGACTTTGCCATCGGCAGGAGCAATGATTTTTTGATCATTAATTTCAAGTAATTTACGATTTGGATTTCTAAAAAAATTCACAATAATCAGAAACAAAATACCAAGTATAATACTTATTGGCCAGACCAACCAAGTGCCAGTATAATTTAATCCAATTACAATAACGATATAGGCAATCAGAGAAATCAGTATCCAGGAATATCCTTCTTTGTGTATCATAAATAATAGGTTTCAAAAATATATAAAAGTAAAACACCAACAGGTATTATAAAATAAAAACTATCAAATCTGTCTAGAAAACCACCATGGCCAGGTAATATCGAACCACTATCTTTAATATCAATACTCCGTTTCAATGCAGATTCAAAAAGATCGCCTAAAGATCCAACAATACTAATCATTACTGCAAGTAAAATCAATAAACTTAGAGGTAGGGGATTGGCCACAAAATAAGTGTTCATAATCCATGCACCTAAAAGACAACCGAATACCCCTCCGATAGTGCCTTCAACTGTTTTTTTAGGTGATATTTTGGGAGCTAAAGGTGTTTTTCCAAAAGGACGACCAATCAAATAAGCCATGGTGTCATTACCCCAATTCATAAATATTAATGTAAATATCCACCATCGATGAAGCTCAAATTGATCTACAAGAAATAAAGCTGCTATGACTATCGGTAATAATAAGTAGGCGTACGCAAAAATGCTGTTGCAAAAGGATAAAGGAGATTTGTTTTTTATAAATATTTGGTAACAAACATACAGAATGAATACACTTGCAGCATGACTTAATATTCCATAAAGGGAATGAATTGGAAGGAATGGGTTGCTGTATACTATTATACCAAGAACAGTACACAATAGAATGATCGTAATAAAAAAGTAAAGACCCTTTAGTTTAGGAGCTGAAAAGTTAAAATGACGGTTCCATTCTACAGCACTAAAAACTAAAATAACACTTAATAACAATAAGGCAGTTGTTATTGAAGTCAAAAGTGCATAGATCATAACAGCAGCCATGCTTAATCCTGTAATAGTTCTTTTAAGCATTGACTAAGGCTTTTTGTGCATACATTTTATATCCAAGATATAATGAAATGAATAACGAAACTAATCCGGATATCCATAACAAAGGAGAATTTGGAACATGGTCTAGTTGATCTAATGTTTCTGGGCCATTGATATATACCATCAAAACATTTGCACCATTAAATAAGAAATGTAGAAACATGGAATAAAATAAATGACCCGTTATATAGTAAACATAACCAAGGCCCAAACCTAAAAAGAAACGCGGTAAAAAACCTTCAAACTGCATATGAAAAGATGAAAATATAATGGCTGTTAAAACAATTCCATATATTTTATTAGGGCTTATTTTTAGTGCCATCTTTTGTATGATACCTCGAAAAATCCATTCCTCGCTGATGGCAGGAATAATAGCAATAGTAATGAGGGCAAGAATAAAATCACCTATAGAATTCATGGCCAACATGTCTTTAATTAAATCAGTTAGCTGAGATTCTGT harbors:
- a CDS encoding CPBP family intramembrane metalloprotease yields the protein MNKSTLYQLILLLLFFLTGLVAFNLLLFVVALFHGHSFEQLMSHPDLLIKSFKGQQLLVIQLLSHVFSLILPAFLMTRFVPDIRNQLTTGLIQSQTFWKTVLFFICLLPLVSWSAQLNQMIPLPEWMTKTESQLTDLIKDMLAMNSIGDFILALITIAIIPAISEEWIFRGIIQKMALKISPNKIYGIVLTAIIFSSFHMQFEGFLPRFFLGLGLGYVYYITGHLFYSMFLHFLFNGANVLMVYINGPETLDQLDHVPNSPLLWISGLVSLFISLYLGYKMYAQKALVNA
- a CDS encoding phosphatidate cytidylyltransferase, whose amino-acid sequence is MLKRTITGLSMAAVMIYALLTSITTALLLLSVILVFSAVEWNRHFNFSAPKLKGLYFFITIILLCTVLGIIVYSNPFLPIHSLYGILSHAASVFILYVCYQIFIKNKSPLSFCNSIFAYAYLLLPIVIAALFLVDQFELHRWWIFTLIFMNWGNDTMAYLIGRPFGKTPLAPKISPKKTVEGTIGGVFGCLLGAWIMNTYFVANPLPLSLLILLAVMISIVGSLGDLFESALKRSIDIKDSGSILPGHGGFLDRFDSFYFIIPVGVLLLYIFETYYL
- a CDS encoding T9SS type A sorting domain-containing protein yields the protein MRILSFLVCCFCIALGYDVQGQGIYESVKILKDATVTKRVDPCYFPTVIDSASHGTLTFTKIGSSKYDILYTPDNGFLGNDTVVVEYKTASDVSGLIKYKSYVYTMANSYLEPVNDFISIYKDQTNQTINPLLNDYTSVTGPNPIHLSGECALVNSLINVSKLNDSIIQFSAKPGYDGPASIQYKVCDSFGLCQTASIKVYIVDTTNIPNSDTINIGTPEDVSVQITLPYSGFTISNNADHGYVEIEAASVVYKPFSNYNGKDTFLLSLNGMTRLVCMSVYAQAEPNSIIVPDVFFTPVNKEITFNVSLNDVQSIVEKYNILLDLGPNKGTLVKLDNHGLFKFTPENNYSGEQSFTYKVCPQGICEKAKVTLFIGDQQPRDLDYKFATPKNTPLVLSYAVPVDVYNFSASSDSVKFYPGWDTVHVKYNNSCTQDVIGFNQLIFYPKYNTTYLDTFEVNYCIAGSNRCFTLKCEVDVFYETKNCDKQCVGDCVWPGDVDYDGIVDMKDMLHVAYQIGKTGPSRTYQNSDFRSHKANNWSEQLSGRSVNLKNADTNGDSTISSADTLAISENYHQTHSLVPQGVYSRGDFPFNLEVLTPEAESGDVAMIEVQLGDSQYPVINLSGYTYNLDYNTNAVVEGTLGIDFYERGWFANNAATLNMYKIPWVGRLESGFARANALKASGQGGTEVIVFVIEDNLDIFRDDDGIYEVPFYFKNIVIQNGAGEMQQLEDKTAIIKLKRAHKNQKPVLDASKLLVYPNPTSDMINLHLNGRNSLVSYSILSMDGRLIQSNKNIDPKHNMISLEGLNNGLYLIKAETILGPITKKIEIMK
- a CDS encoding phosphatidylserine decarboxylase family protein, which codes for MIHKEGYSWILISLIAYIVIVIGLNYTGTWLVWPISIILGILFLIIVNFFRNPNRKLLEINDQKIIAPADGKVVVIEKTFESEYFKDERIQVSIFMNPLNVHVNRYPISGVVSYSQYHKGKYLVAWHPKASTENERTTVVIKRKDGTEILMRQIAGALAKRICCYSKAGDTATQGDDMGFIKFGSRVDLYLPLGTNISVSLEQKVQGNIDVIGILNS
- a CDS encoding acyl-CoA thioesterase produces the protein MIHNHPESRIRVRFKDCDPLGHLYNTRFLEYMLEAREDHIMEYYSLNLEDYAIQHGRAWVVAAHQIAYYKEAKRNEYVRIKSAMVYYDEKSIINEYQMWDDNMEQLKALMWTTFLHIDLKLKKVSPHDAKMMEQLKDIHLEIEETDFAKRSLSLRNKKTIEIEKT